The genomic region ttgtattttttataaaccaaAAGCCATCTAAGTATGTTTAACCGTTTGCAGGTGTCTGTTTATGCCAATAAAttgtcttaaaaaatcgttCGATTTTATGTTCTTCTGAAATataaacatgtgtatgtacagggtttgtcatgtaaataataggactgattttcttccgccgcgactgtacttcggagcgttcGCGCaacgactggattcggtagaggtcGTTCCTAGCTAATGAACTGGCtagtcagttgtctccgagcacctgtagaatcaggacaaacattttcgcgcgacatttttctgtgagtggtgcaagccgaaaatgcagacTTCTTTAGAGCAGAGGTATGCGCCTAAATTCTGAGTGAAACTCAGTAAATCTGCGAAAGAGACGTTAGATATGAtaaagcaggcttacccagatgtttgATTTAGCAAGAAAaagtgtgtttcggtggcaccaggcgtttttggagggccgggtcGAGGTCGCTGaagaagaccgtgctgggaaaCCTGCGACTCGACTGAGTattattcgtttaattgcccagatgttaaatttgtcaaaaagggtcaatcgggtccttaaagacatcgcagccgattggaaattgcaccacgataacgccccagCTCACACCGCATTTCTTGTGAACatctacctaaccaaggccggcatcccaacgttTCCGCAGCCACCCTACAGCACAGAtgtgactttttttgtttccttgcctaaaaaggccgatgaaaggcaagcattttgagacgacagagggggtCCAAGTAGCACCTCGGCTTTCAAGCCTATTCagaagaatgccttccgtgacgccttctaTGCTTGCACGCAGAAGGAACCTATTTTGAGGATCTCATTTGGGCAGCTTAAAACTTAGAACTCCTATATAAATTTCATAAGAGTCTTTGAAATCGGCATAGCGCTTGAGCCTATACAAATTTGCTGAGATTTGGCTTTGCCGCCCGGTTCACCGTAACTATaactgccgagatgtttcaacccCAGTTCTGGAAAACCACACCACATCACCCTCCTCAAACAACTTTAACAACCTACGTCCGACAAGATTTTTAGTTTTACCGCAACACTTAACTGAACAGTGTTCTGTAATAAAGCGTACAATTGCAGCAGGACAAACTTTGCTAAGAGCAAGTAATTCAGTAAATCGTCTACGTTCTACTCTAGGCATCTAGCAGTCGGCTACATATCGTAGCAGTACATCTACCACCATCTTAATATCAGCCACTTCTACCTGAAAACACTACAGTGGTTCGGTAGCCTAAAGCTAAAATGGACGCAGGCTCCTTACAGAAAACTCCCCTTCCAGCCCTCCCGCCTCTTCCCCAGCGACTCCGCCCCGTTCACATATCATTTGTGACCAGAGAAAATGACGACCCGATTGGCCACTGCGACGCAGCTATTCAAGTTTTCTGGAATGTGGTTAAAAGAGAGAATGTCGGCGTGTCCGCGTTCGAATCTCCACTGAGCCTTGGAGAGCACTTCGCAGCAATACAAATACCGGCAATATCCACGGGTGTTGTGTGTAAAATAACATTAAGTTAGTATTTGTGTAGTTCGCAGTGCACCGGAGATTCATATGAAGGCCGCTTTTTGGACACGTTCAAGCTTCTTATCAAGTGTATCCTTTTCGAGTGCCCTCCACCCGAATCATGGAGCATTGATTTGATTTTGCATTCGTAGAGCAAAATACCATGTTTTGTGATAGTCACCACCTTTTCCCTATAGATCCTCTTATTGCTACCTCCTTCTCCCCAAATCAATCCATACGACTTTCGAAAATAACCGTTTCTTTAATTCAATAACACAACAGCGCCATCTATTGCTCGACTTTTATAAACGCACAATCTATTACTTACAACagtttattttttcctttttgttgaCATTCCAGCAATCAGCTGTTTCACGCTTGTCACTGATATctagctatttttttttttgttttttcttatgcTTGTTGctatttaattaatgtatttCTTTACCACCTATACACTGCACCTGCCCCTGATCCAAAAAGTTCACCGCAACGGTTGTTAAGCAGCCATAGAAATTGCCATAACAAAAGCGTTTGTAAATTCAATCGCAATGACGACGACAGCTACGCAACCAAATGATGAGAGGACACATTTTCTCAACAAATTCATTGATTAAACACTAATAAAAACGGCGAACTAAATTATTGTATATAGCACAAcagtttgaaattaattaaacaaattgccATTATTCAAGTGATAAGAGAGAGAGCGCCAAAAATCAAATGTCGAAACCACAAGCGAAAGCGACACAGCTAAGAAACGTGAGcgtgtataaaaattaattttgcgaCATTTTGTAGCCGTACGATAAGAAAACCAGTTTGTGTATTATTTTGGCACCACGGCattgattttgtttataaacttaTGCCTTTAcctgatttcttaaaaaaagtaaatttcacTTGCACAGCACCGTTTTTTCTACCATTTCATTTGCGATATTCAGTTCACAAAGTTATGTATGCATATCAACTGCGTTacaattacacacatacatatgtacatattcacataagtatgtatatgaatttcgATGAACAATACCATACACCAACACTTTATTGACACTCTAATTGTTaagcttttaattaaaacaatgaaaatcgcAAATTTGCACAGAAACTTATCTAGTACTGTGCACATCTGTTTcactttcaatatttatatacatatgtatgtatgtgtgtgcgcatatTTTCTTTATTCACCTACCTTGCtggtttgttttgaattttgacaCTGCGATTTTAGGTCAATGGCTTCCGTAAACTGTGTTCTTTGTTTTCTTATACGTGTGTGTAATGTAAATATTCATACATTCACAATATTATCAATTCCCAATTCGCAATCCAACATGCAGACGCCGACAACTGAACAACTGTATCCATCAGATACGCACTTATATCTGAGCAATGCAGACGTTTGCTTCATTTTCTCTTTTCTCGATCATAAAATGGATCTCTCCAACAGCTGCGCTCTCTTTTGATAAGATACGCTACGGTGAAATGGTGCGATCTTGTTTGTTAAGCACATTGTACAAGAACTGACAATTGCATGTGTGTAGATCCGTCCGAGTATTTCATTCAGTAAATATTTTCTaggtatacttatatgtacatatgcatgtacatttaattttttaaatataaatacaaaggATAGCTATTGTACATTTGTAAATTATACGAGTATAGGGTAATTTATACAGTTTTTTAATCTGTTTCTTCAATCAAATGGCATTTTGACAATGACAGCTGATTTTCACTTATGTCTTGCTAACACGTTACCACCTTAACACCACGGAACGTAGCGTATAGCTTAACACTTAactcaaaattattgaaaattattttaaatttgctatTAAGATctcagaaaataataattttatgcgGATTTCGGACTGAGCaacttttctttgaaaatattgctgtaTCGGTGAATGGTGAACACAAAACTAGGGGTTTTTTgagcaaattttaaaaagttgaacTGAGAAAATTTCGTTTCAGCCTTGACAAAACGCTCATTGCTCAACATTTGCCTGGAAGTCGAATTATTAGCCATCTTGAATCCATCGAAACTATGATTCATCagttttaataaacttttatatGAAAACCTCTGGAAGGACAACACATTGAGATCAAAGAGTATAAGATTGGCATCGTCTTCCAAATAACCCTATCGTGTTGCTAAATAGCAATGGAATTCGCTGTCAAGGATGTTCCGACGACATTGTTATCATAGCCAGAGGAAAATTTGAGGACACTCTCTGCGATATCGTACAAAGGGGGCTATGCCTGGCCAAGGTCTCTGCCTGGCCTCAAGAACCTAACACTCGGGggcagagagatagagagaacTAATACAGTCAAATACCTTGGTCTCATACTTGATTCCTCGTTGCAgtggaagcagcatgttgacCTGGCTCAAAGCCACGAAGGCAGTGAGCGACCAATTATCACTTATGGAACGGTGGCTTGGGCTCCGAAAGCATCGCAGACGTCGGTAGAACTTCAACTATCAAAGCTGCAAGGACTCGCCTGCGTCTGCATGTCGGGTGCCATGCGCAAATGTCCGACGGCGGCACTTGAAGTCTTGCTGGAACTCACCCCGCTACACCTAGTAATCGGTAAAGTCGCCAAACACACTCTGctccaaatgacagcagaagggtTTGGCAAAGATAAGGTAATCTGTTCCCAACGTATGAAAGCGTTAAGTGACGTCATACCATTGGCTCTTCTCCCTATGGATAGCATTACCAAAAAGGTGAACTTCGCTAGAAAGTTAAAGATTATCCTCAACAGTAAGGCCGAATGGAGCGACTCCGCTCTCGAGTTACTGCTGAGGGACAGTACAATCGTACCACTTGCTCGAAAACCGACGACTCGAAAACTTTAGAGGGAATTGGCGCAGGGGTCGCAGGACCACGCACTAGCTTCTTCTGCCAATTGGCGGTTCTACGACTTAGAGTCTGAAacaccagaacacctgctaatggaCTGCAGCACAGATTAAGGTCCTTAGATCCaggtttccaaatagggatcacatcgcctcaaaatcacctagcagtatattggaactTATCAATTTGCTGGGGCTAGTTGAGACGTTGTGAGTTAAGAGAGGGCGCAATaaaccctaggtcgcggtgcaatcctcactTACTTGCCTAATCTATCTAAACCTATCGAAAAATTTACGAATTTCGGAAACTGCTTAAAATTCATTATCTTGTTATTTGCTTAACACCAACATTTATACCTAAGTGCATTCCTTAAAAATCAGATATACATACTGCCCCGAAGCTACTGtatttaaccatttttttttttttgataattcgCACCTCTTAATTCActtctcctttaatttttttagagaaaaaatagTACATTTTAAGTGCTTTTCTGTTATAATTTGTAGGGTGCTAAGTCGACGACAAGCACGACAGCAAGAGCAAAACCGACCACAAGTAATCCCGCAAAAACCGTAAGTGGAGTTGCGAAAGTAAACACGCAACTTAAAAAGACAACGAGCTCTACAACAACTGCCATTAAGCGTGCAGACGAGGAAAAGCTGAAACTTAAAAGCACCACACAAACCCGGCGAACAGAGCCTACTACTCTCAGTTACAACCGAACACCGCGCGACATTGTGAAACCAACACAAAACTCCGTTATAAAGAAAACCACACCCACCAACCGTGTAGCCAGTACACCCAAAGCAccgaatcaaaatataaaacccACGGTGCAGAGAAATGTAGCAGCAACAATAAGGAAGGCTGGCGTTAGTGAACTGCCTATGCGCGCTAAACAAAATCGCGATATCGCAGATGCCGTTAAGAAGAAACCTTCAACCGCAATCAAGCCAAATGCCGTTCTAGATACGTATCACAGCGTCACAGTTGCCTCCCCGCCGCCCCGACGTAGAGAAATTACAACAGAACGCAGCGACGATAACATTATACCCACCAGAGCTATTAAAGACAAAGTTGTGGAACCGGCTGATCTAGACACGGCCGCGATCAAGGTGGATGCTGATGAACCACCAAAGCGTGTGCGCACACATTCCTTGAAAGAGGAAGATATCATTGTATTACGTAGCGAATCGGCGAAACGCAGAAGTGAACAACAGATACTAGCAGATGTGACAACAGCCAGCCAACATGAAACGGACTACTTAAAATTGGAGACAGATGAAGTGTTCGACCATAAGCTGGTTGTCAAAGAACCTGTAGCATTTGAAGTGGCCTTCGATGAACCATTAAGCAGTAAAGCCAAATCTAAATCTCGAGAACCATCAGTAACGCGAAACAAAGCAGAACACCCACATAAAGCAAAACCCAGTGATTCTAAAGTGGAGCCGGAAACGGATAATTACTCCGACGACTTTGAAACGTATGAATCGGACTTTGAGACTGGCTCGTCGACGCAAAATGGTTCGTCGGGGGAAACTGAAAGCGATTCATCACCACACAGCGTTTGCAGTGAAGATGAAGATAATAGCAAAAGCAGCGTTTCTTCAACTACGCAAGAGGAAACAAGTAAAAACAGTGATGAAGTGCCGGTTAATGATACCGATTGCGAGGAAGAAACTGAATTAACACAATATCCGATAACAGTGATTCAACGCGATAAGGAACTTGAACGAAAACTCGACTCtggaaattatgaaatgaaTTCGCGAAGGTATCCAAAGCTTTCTGAGCTAGCGACACAAATTAATGAGAGGCATTTCGACAGCATGGACACCACCTACAGTGTCGCTTCAACGGATCAGCTTGATTCGGGCATCAGCAGTTACGCCAACACGAATAACACACAAGCTGAGGTTGACAAATTCGGCGGAATTGTATGCACCTACGGCGGTTATGCCGATTTTAACACGCGTCCCATACTACGCAAGCGCGGCATGGAGCTAATgaacaaaattcaatttgacACTTTAACATTTTCGCTGTTCGAACTCAAGCCCATCAGCTATGAGGTTTACATGCAAACTTATGGTACGCTAAATACTACACAGTGCTCGACACAGACCAACGAGAACCGCATGTCGAGCGAGAGCCAAACAGACAGCTATGACGTGCGTACAATGTGGACACAGCATCCACCACAATATGATCTGCAGACGGTGCAGAAATTCGCCACCGGTATGCATGGCCTGATGGCAATACAAAACTGTTGCGGGGAATCGCCGTTGGACGAAGCATACACGTTACATAGCTCAAGCGCTGACGAATACGACGTTAGTTTACAAAAGTTAGCGGTATTGCGACAAAATAACCATAAGGATGTGGTTAGCGCACAACTAAGCAGTCTGCATAAACcgttagattttgaaaaattaaacgcGTTTCTGCTACGCTCATCATTACTCATCTCAAAGGTGCTGTGCGCAACGCACGACAACACAACGGAGGATCGTCTAAAGAAAGTCGCGCCGAACCATAAGAGTTTTCAAGAAATTAGCGCGGGTTATGTGCAACTCGAAACGAATTTTTTGAATGCTTTACGCGTAGTACATGTATTTGCAAGTGCCCGGCATGATCTCATCATAACGGTGCATGCGAGTCCGCCCGATGCCGATGTCTATCGCTGTGATTTTTCGCAACTGCTAATGGTCTGGTCCACCAGCGATTGCACAAATCCGTTTCGCTTGCTCTCCACATGGAGTGAGGTTTGTCGCGTCGAGATCTGTTACGATAACACGGATATTGTAGTGTGTGGCCTGCATGATGGCAGCATTGCTATGTGGGATCTGCGTGAAACATACTCCTTCTGCTCGAAATTAGATGGATATCTCACACACTTTGCCGCAACACAATCGGTAGTACCCAATTGGACAGCGAGTACGGAACAGTCTCATAGACTCGCCGATCTTGGCGCTGTTGTGGATGTGCGTAGTTTTCGAACGCCACAGCGAGTAATGGCGCTGGGCAGTTACAGATCAATACAGGTAAGCAAAGCATACATGAAACGCCTATATATTTCTTATTGTTCcgttaatttcttttaagttCGCGGCACTGAATGACACCGGCCTCTTATCGGTTTGGACGCTGGTGGAAACGAGTGTCAAGCATTACGACTTTTCCACGTCGAAAGCAGCCGATACATACCGTAGTCGTAAGCGAGGCTCAGCAGCCTTGTTAAACTCCCGTTATGAGTATAGTTCACCGTGGGCTCGTGTGAAATTAATGCAGAATGCAATTTGCGATTTGCGAGACTACCTAGAACGTGGTCTACACCGCACCCAAACACAGTTCGAAATGACCAAGCAACTGTTCCAAAAGGAAATATACAGCGACGAGATCTTGCGCGAGCTGCACGGCACAAAATCAGCACAGCAACAGCGGCAACAACTGCAGGGTTTGCGCTTCACCAGCATCGACACCGGCTGTGAGCGCATCTACGTTTGTACAAATCGCAATTTCGTGCTGAGCTGTTCAAAGAGTCTAAAGTCGGAACGTTTCCGTAAAATAAACATAAGCGAAAGCGGACTGCTCTTCGCAACCGCTTTACAAGTGTTGACAAACGAAAACTTTCTGGCCGTTGGTCTCTCAAATGGTTCAGTGATGATTGTCAATTGCCATCAGCAGAAACTGACAACGCAACGCGATAGTGAGACGAAACGTTTAAATACTGCGAGTTCATATGCCGATAATCGTCTAAAAGATGTCTGCACACCTCAAATGCCTGATATCGATCCGATCACTGGTAAATCATGCGCCATACAAAATATAATACTCAATGAAAGACGTCTGCTGGGTAAGGCTGATAGCGCATACGAAACGACATACGAAACGCGTCCATCTACAGCCGCCTACATAGCGTTAATAAGCAATCAGAAACGTCCGTTTGAGCTGCGTGTCTACGATCAGCAAATAATATTGAGCGGTTCGGCGCTGCGTAAGGATTTGGTGCAGTCGCTGCAATTGTCCAGCGATGGCTGGCGACTTTTTGCGCTGACAAATGGTCATGTGCGTACATATGACTTTTACTTGGATCGCGAGTTGGGAGCTCTAACACTGGATGGAAGCGATTCCGAACAACGTGTTATGGAAATAGCGGTGGCCAAAAGTtcacaaaatgcaaataatCTGATTGTGTTGGATGAAGAGAATTACGTAGAAGTGCACTTATTAAAGCATTAGGCAATAAATAGTACATGTAAATGAATCAAACAAGTTTTAGAAAGTCGTTAAAAGCTTTAGTTTTTCTGTTTATATGCTTATAGGAGGTTTTGTAGCAATAAATTTGTAGAACAATGAAGATTTTTTGCAAACCCGAACCGATTTAATAGCGTCAGTTTGCAAATGCGGCAGTACCGAATGCAGAGAGGCTGATTTAACTTGTCTTACAGTTAGTTTAAGAAGTCATACCCATAGTGAATGCCCCGGTCCTCCAACAGTCGGGTATACATAAACGGAATACAAAGACGTGATTATTGTCGTGTGAGGACTCATTGCATTCGGAACATAAGTTGGGTATGTCAGGATCTATTCTCAATAAGATAGAATTTAATCTGCTACAATAAGCAGAACGAAGATACTCAAGGGTCACTCTTGTTTCATGCGGCAACTCGTGCTCTCGCAGCACAGATTGATGTTTTTTGGACTCCAAGTACGCCGTTCACTAGAAGGAAGTCAATGAAGTCACAGCCTCACAGTGAATTACTTGCCAGTCGTGTCCAAAAATTGGTCGGAATATTGTCTGTATGTCGTCGACGTGTTGGAGGAATGTTGTTCTGATGTTCCTAGGAAGCTGTTCCTCTTCATGCAAGCGACGGTGTCTGCAAAAATATCCAAGCAGGAATTTCTTTGAGAGGAGTTCAATGTGAGACAAGGTTTGTATCTTTTTCATCTTCTCCAGGGGCGATGTAATTGATAACCGGCCTCTCTCCGGTCTCTTTGTCTTTACCCTGACTGCTACCGGCTAGCGAATTGATGTTCTTATTGGGGGTCTGTACTTTTGTGACAATTCAGGTTATGTTAGACCCtacgagctttcgagagaaagattctgcggaagatgtatggtccttttcgCATCGGTAACGACgcataccgcagtcgatggaacgatgagcggtacgagatatacgacgacattgacacagttcagcgcattaagagacagcgactacgctggctaggtcatgtcctCCGAACAAAtgaaaactctccagctctgagagtattcgacgcagtacccaccaggggaagacctccactccgttggagagatctgGTGAAAAAGGACCAGGCTACACTTTGAATCTCGTATTGGCGCCAAACACTGTAAAGGAAGAATGACTGACgagctgttgtaaactcggctattacTCCGTAGACTGTGTCTGCCAATAAAGATGAAAAATAAGGAGTACAGACTGTCGAACGTAACCCCTTAAATTTTAGGGTGATTTACCGTCGGAATTCTGGCTCCATTGACGTAAATTTTGAGATCCAGTCTGTAGTATTTCGCCTAGTTTGTGAATAAGGTGGTCGGCGTGAGTTTTAGGTTCCTAACAGTAAAAAAGCGAGAAAGTTCTCAGAGTTAGGCGTTCAGTTGTGGGCTAGTGACTAAGGTAATGGTGTAATCTCCTAATAAATTGTGCAAATCGGACTACTATCgggctgccatataaactgatcaaaCCAAATCAAATTCTtaaaggaatcttttgtatcgTGGACTCGAAATCTGTTATTTTTTAGTGACAAATACCAAGTCTCACATAATATTTGTGACTCTTATATAAGAAATTAGTTAGTTCAGTTGTCTTGCCTTTGTAATCAGCTCTTTTTAAAATACCTTTAAATATCTTGAACCAAAGTTTagttttcagtgaaaatttcgaaatctaataatctcatATAATTTAGAACCACCTTAATGCAcgcaaatttgttttgaaattcatCATCGCAATtgaataaaagcataaaaaacttttccaaataCTTGTTGAAGTTctccaacaacaaattattttactgATTACAGAGCAAACCCTCTTCTGAAGATGCTAACTCATTTAAAAAGTGCTAGAGAAGCGAGTTTGAAGATAacgaataaatgaaaaaataataatcaaaagtTGCCAGCAACGATTAGTAGGTAGGCGGGTTCCTTCATAGACCTTTAAGTGAGACTAGCGATTCTACTGCATCTTAAATTTCTGCATTAATTTGTGCTACTCAAGTTAACCTCACTTTGAACCCACTCCTCATTAAATTGCAAGCATAtctcattaatattttaatctttaaatttttttatataaaccaaGTCAGAATGTTTTCgcaccgattttcttgcatcaTACCTTCGACGcgattaatgaaaaaaatgtatgataaGACATTGATAATGGACAGGCAAGGTGAAATTTGCGACTACGATCAGCCTCGAGCTCAAATCGCGTTGCCGCGTTGCCGCGTTTGCGTAATTGTGGTTgttaatttcattcataaataaaaatttcgctttTTGGCGATTGCGTGTAGATGTCTAATAAAGTTATAGTACTCATATATTATATTGATGGCGACTTTTAtgaaaattgctcaaaattattataaaagtaatttGGAGAACGCGTAATTCATGACTTAGCAACTTGTGTAGACATTTAGGAATCGACAGAGCATATtctcatgtatgtatattttcatgtGTTAGGGTGATCCCAAAGCATTTTTCAAACCGAAATTTGTTCGTAAAGGTATGCCAACTTGTCCTGGAGAAAAAATATCCCACCAAAGTTTTTTGAAGAGGTACCTTTTTCGAACGGAGTGGAGCAATGAAGctaatttctatttgaaaattccagaaaaagcactttttgggatggtcttcagctccttcagcgaattttgttttatctcctcgatcgactgaaaacgggtttcacggagcggtaatttcagtttggggaacaaaaaaATTCGGTCACGATCATGACTcgatgtgaaaaaaaattagctttatcgggacgagttgaGCAAGGACGCGTTTCATTCCCAAAATCATTCGATCGCACTCGCGTGAGATGTCGggctctcttgccatctttccagtacttgcctgacgattttcaagtactGTGTCCTTtactcttttaaaattttcatcacTTGAAGCGGTTGAAGGTCGCCAtcacgaggcatgtcttcaacaatctctcgaccacctttgaaggctttgtaccactcgtaggtcAGTGTTTTTGATTAAATCGAATTAATTTCCGGGTGCCTTTTTGTCACATAGTATATCCACCAATCCATGACACTAGAACTTAAAACACATAAAATTATTTCCATAGACATATTATAGACAACcctaatatttttcatatatagcCATATTTCAGACACTCGTCCGTCTATGTGGGTACGCTAATATGCCTTGGTGCTAATAGATTATTCTGCAGTGAttacaaaagcaataaattacaCCTGGGAAAAATCTCATGCGTGTTGTTGTGGCTGCAAACTCAAAACATCTATATACTCTTCCCCCGTCGATCCGTCGATCCATCGCGCATATCCACCCACTACATATGGTAGTTAAGCAAGCAACTCAACTTGTCACCGACATTTACTATTCTGCGGTGGCAAAGGTGTTATACAGGGTGAAATTGTGTCTATTAACACGCCCATCAGCCAAACAGGACCGAAACGGCATGTGTAAAATGCAGTATAAAAGGGGTTGCATGTTGACAATTAAGTCGTGTAACCTCGCTTGGCATACATAAAAACAGGTAATATACCATAATATGAGTAATAAATTATAGGTTCTGCGGCATAGGGTGAACGTTTAAATGATGCGGCAGAACGATGGAACGAGTATACATATGAGCATATGAAACAGGTGACATGGCAGGCgaactttgcattttttgtttaagttttggAATCTAGAAGGTGACCAGTGCAATTATTGTGCGACTACCGAGCAATTGAACTCTTGAACTCGTGTGGTCGCATGGTCGGTGGGGAGAACAAGTTTGAGA from Bactrocera tryoni isolate S06 chromosome 3, CSIRO_BtryS06_freeze2, whole genome shotgun sequence harbors:
- the LOC120770184 gene encoding uncharacterized protein LOC120770184, which translates into the protein MSKPQAKATQLRNGAKSTTSTTARAKPTTSNPAKTVSGVAKVNTQLKKTTSSTTTAIKRADEEKLKLKSTTQTRRTEPTTLSYNRTPRDIVKPTQNSVIKKTTPTNRVASTPKAPNQNIKPTVQRNVAATIRKAGVSELPMRAKQNRDIADAVKKKPSTAIKPNAVLDTYHSVTVASPPPRRREITTERSDDNIIPTRAIKDKVVEPADLDTAAIKVDADEPPKRVRTHSLKEEDIIVLRSESAKRRSEQQILADVTTASQHETDYLKLETDEVFDHKLVVKEPVAFEVAFDEPLSSKAKSKSREPSVTRNKAEHPHKAKPSDSKVEPETDNYSDDFETYESDFETGSSTQNGSSGETESDSSPHSVCSEDEDNSKSSVSSTTQEETSKNSDEVPVNDTDCEEETELTQYPITVIQRDKELERKLDSGNYEMNSRRYPKLSELATQINERHFDSMDTTYSVASTDQLDSGISSYANTNNTQAEVDKFGGIVCTYGGYADFNTRPILRKRGMELMNKIQFDTLTFSLFELKPISYEVYMQTYGTLNTTQCSTQTNENRMSSESQTDSYDVRTMWTQHPPQYDLQTVQKFATGMHGLMAIQNCCGESPLDEAYTLHSSSADEYDVSLQKLAVLRQNNHKDVVSAQLSSLHKPLDFEKLNAFLLRSSLLISKVLCATHDNTTEDRLKKVAPNHKSFQEISAGYVQLETNFLNALRVVHVFASARHDLIITVHASPPDADVYRCDFSQLLMVWSTSDCTNPFRLLSTWSEVCRVEICYDNTDIVVCGLHDGSIAMWDLRETYSFCSKLDGYLTHFAATQSVVPNWTASTEQSHRLADLGAVVDVRSFRTPQRVMALGSYRSIQFAALNDTGLLSVWTLVETSVKHYDFSTSKAADTYRSRKRGSAALLNSRYEYSSPWARVKLMQNAICDLRDYLERGLHRTQTQFEMTKQLFQKEIYSDEILRELHGTKSAQQQRQQLQGLRFTSIDTGCERIYVCTNRNFVLSCSKSLKSERFRKINISESGLLFATALQVLTNENFLAVGLSNGSVMIVNCHQQKLTTQRDSETKRLNTASSYADNRLKDVCTPQMPDIDPITGKSCAIQNIILNERRLLGKADSAYETTYETRPSTAAYIALISNQKRPFELRVYDQQIILSGSALRKDLVQSLQLSSDGWRLFALTNGHVRTYDFYLDRELGALTLDGSDSEQRVMEIAVAKSSQNANNLIVLDEENYVEVHLLKH